The genomic interval AAAAGGAAATCAAGTAGAAGGAAGATTGTGTATCAAGTTTCCTTGGCCAAGTATTGCACGTACTATTTGGGGAGATCATCAACGATATAAAGAGACTTATTTTTCAGCCTATAAAGACATGTATTTTACTGGTGATGGAGCGCTGAGAGATGAGGTTGGGTATTATAGAATTACAGGTAGAGTAGATGATGTAATTATTGTTTCTGGACACAATTTAGGAACTGCACCAATAGAAGATGCTATTAACGAACATCCTGCAATTGCAGAATCTGCCATTGTTGGTTTTCCACATGATATTAAAGGAAGTGCATTGTATGGATATATTACCTTAAAAAATGCTGGAGAATATAGAAATCATGATAATTTAGAAAAAGAAATCAATCAATTAATTACAGATAGAATTGGTCCTATTGCTAAATTAGATAAAATTCAGTTTACAGAAGGATTGCCAAAAACACGTTCTGGAAAAATTATGAGACGTATTTTACGTAAAATAGCTTGTAACGAAATGGATAATTTAGGAGATACAAGTACGCTGTTAAATCCAGAAATAGTGCAAAGTATTATTGATAATAGAAAGTAATTAGATATATTTTTTATTTGTAAATGGAAAATCAGATTACGTTAGAAGATAAATTAAAAGAAAGAATTAAAGAACTAACTTGTTTGTATAGAGTTAGTTCTTTAATTAAAGATAGCGGTTTTAATGATTTAAAAGAATTATTAAAAGAAATAGCCCTAAGTCTAAAAGAAGCAGTTAGATTTCCTGAAGAAGCATTTGTAGAAATTAAAGTAGATAATTTTGTTTTTGTTGAAGGACAAAAAAGGGAAGATGCTATTTTTATTATTTCTGCTATAAAATCTTTTGGAAAAATTAAAGGATCTGTAACCATAGGTTATTCGAAGCAAAAATTTTCTGAAAACTCTTTTTTAGAAGAAGAAAAGCTATTGTTACACCAGATTGCTTCAGAAATTGGCGATTTTTTAGAACGAAAAGAAATCAATGAAAAAGAAGAGATTGCCAAAAGACAAATTGAAAGAGTTGGTAGACTCACTATTTTAGGAGAAATTACTGCGGGAATTGCGCATGAATTAAACACACCTTTAGCGAACATTTTAGGTTTTTCAGAATTATTAAAAGAACAATATAAAGGAGATAAAGTTGGGCGTGAAGACTTGAAAAAAATAATAAATAGTGCCATCTATTCTAGGGAAGTAGTTAAAAAATTAATGTTTTTTTCTTGTGAAATGCCTCAGCAAATGGTGTCTGTAGATATCAATATTATTATTAATGAGGCAATTAGTTTGTTAAAGCCTAGTTTTAACAAGAAACACATACGTTGTAATATTACTTTTTCAAGTGATGAAATTTATTTAAAAGTTGATAAAATTCAGTTAACCCAAGTCATTTTTAATTTGGTAATTAATGCTATTTACTTTTCACCAGAAAGAGGAAAGATAGATATTAATGTTATTGAAAAAACTAAAAATGTACAAATTAGAATTTCTGATGAAGGCACAGGAATAGAACCAGCTAATTCCGAAAATATTTTTAATCCTTTTTTTACAACCAAACCCACCGGAGATGGTTCTGGTTTAGGTTTAAGTGTTGTACACGGAATTATTAAAAGTCATAAAGGGACTATAATTCATCAACCAAATTCGCCAAAAGGTGCTATTTTTGTTGTTAGTTTTCCCAAAAGTTAAAAGATGCTAAACAAAGAAAATATATTAATTGTAGATGATGACCTTCTTATTTTAGAACTCATACAAAGGCATTTACAATCTTTAAATTATCATACTTATAAAGCGATATCTGTTAAGGAAGCATTAGAAATTTTAAAAGATACTTCTATAGATTTATTAATTACAGACCTGCAAATGCCAGATGTGGATGGTTTAGAATTAATTAAATATACGTCTGAGCATTATCCTAAAATTCCAAAATTAGTAGTTACAGGTTTTCCTTCAATCGAAGGAGCTTTAGAAGTAATGAAATCTGGAGCAGTAGATTATATTACGAAACCTTTTACAAAAGAAGAACTTAAAAAGGCAGTTTTAAAATCTTTAGAAACAAAGTCTAAAGAAGATAGAGTTACTAAGATAAAAGTAGCTGAAACTCATAAACCGTATGGCGAATTGATAGGAGCATCGCCTGCAATGAGAAAAGTAACTGACGTAATAGATCGGTTAAAAAATAACAAAGCAACAGTTTTTATTTATGGTGAAAGTGGAACCGGAAAAGAGTTGGTGGCACGTTCTATTCACTATATGGGTAAATATTCCTCAGCACCTTTTGTTGCCGTAAACTGCGGAGCAATTCCAGAGAATTTATTGGAATCAGAGTTATTTGGTTATGTAAAAGGAGCATTCACGGGTGCGGAAAAAGATAGAAAAGGCTTTTTTCAGGCAGCCAATAATGGAACTATTTTTTTAGATGAAATTGGCAACGCTTCTTTAGCAACTCAATTAAGATTATTGCGCGTTTTACAAGAAAAAGAAGTGGTACGAGTTGGTTCTCAAAAAGCAGAGAAAGTGGATGTAAGAGTAATTGCTGCAACAAATATCAATCTAAAAGATTTAATTGAAAAAAAGCGTTTCAGAGAAGATTTGTATTACCGATTAACAGTTGTAGAAATTAAGGTACCAACTTTAACAGAAAGGAGTTCTGATATTCCGCTATTGGTAGAAAAGTTTTTATTCAAATACGGAATAGAATACAAAGACCGTTTTTTAAAGATTACACCTGAAGCTTTAGAGGTTCTAAAAAACTATTATTGGCCAGGTAATATTCGGGAATTAGAAAATGTAATACAAAGAGCTATTATTATGTCTGATAGAAATGTAGATGTAGAACACTTGCCAGAGCATATAAAATATCAAATCGATTTTTCTAAAACAGATAAGTTGTTGTCTTTAAAAGAATTTGAAAAAAACTATATTTTAAAGGTTTTAGTAGCTACAAATAATAATAAAACCAAGGCGGCAGAGATTCTTAAAATTGATAGAAAAACACTCCGGGAAAAATTAAAATAAATACATTTTAAAAACGAGTAAAAAAGTAGCAGTTGGGGAATATTTCCTCAACTGTTTTTTTTTGTAATAAATACCGGATTTAGGTTAAGTGGTTGATTCAGTGTTGTTTGTTTGTTATTGTTGTTTTTTTGGATATAAGTGGCATATGACTTGCTATTAGATAGTTGTAATTAAAAAGATAATTATGGTTTTCAATAACAATAGTTTATGTAGTACTTGTATTCATAAAACAGACTGTAGTTTAACATCAAATAAAAATGCTATTTGGGCTTGTAGTGAATATGAAAAAAAAGATTTATTAGAAACAAATGCAATATCAGATTTTAATTTCTAAGAAATTGAAATCATTTAATTATAAAATTGTTAGTAGAGAAGTAAAAAAATAAGCTGGTTAAACAAAGTTAGATCGAAAATATATTAAGCAGTTTGACAGTGCTAATTAGTTTGTAAATTCAAAGCTTAATTAAGAAATATTTAATGTAGCCAATAATTAATAGGTAATTCATTTTCCTTTAAGAATGGGCAATAAAGATGTAGAAAAAATAGTATTGCTATAACTCCAGGTATTTTATATTATTCTGGAGGTATTATAGATTGTTATTTTTAGTGCCTTTACAATAAAAAGGGAGAAGTATTTATTAAGGAATTAAATCTTGCAGAAAGTAGGCAGATAGCTTTATGCTTTGTCAATAGATGGATTAGAAAGAATGTATGTAAAATGTGGTTTTTTCCATAGAATTAAATTTTGAAAAAATGAAGTATGGTCAGTTAATTATAGAAGAAAATGAGTTTTTAATAATTGAAAAACTCTTAAATTTAAATAAGGTAGTCGAGTCAAAAACGGTAAAGAGTCATATTTTTAAACTACAAGAAGAATTAAGAAATGTAACTAAAGTTGTAACGGAAAAAGAAATGCCTGCAGATGTTGTAAGGCTTAATTCATTAGTTACAGTGCGTTCTTTAGATGGTTTATGGGAGAAAACTTTTGAGTTGGTTGTGCCTTCTAAAGGAAACGTTTTACAAAATAGAATATCATTATTATTACCAATGGGTACCGCGGTTTTAGGGTATGCCAAAGGCGATTTAATTTTATGGGATTTTCCTGGAGGACTAAAAGAATTAAAAGTTTTAGAAGTAATGCAGCCAGAAAGTATAACAAAATAAATAATTATTATGCAAATAGATAATGAGCAAACTGAAAATCAAATAATTCAAAAACGAAGTCTAAAGGAAGTAAAAAGATGGATGTTAGAACTGAATGAAATTTCACAAGAATGTAATGATATTGAAATGAATGGTCTTGAAGGAGATCATTTAAGTAAGGAAATTACTGCTATTCTTGAAAATAATAAGATGATACATCAAACACTTTTGGAATATAAAAATGTCTTAGACAATCCAACGGAGTGTATTGATTTAGCGTGTGATTTATTTTTTTACAAAGAGCATAAAAAAAATAGAAATCTATTTATAGAGCATTTTAATGATTATAAGAAATTGAAAAAGGAATATGATTTAATTTAAGAATTGTTAAGTTAGTTTTTTTGTAGGTGGCTCTGAATTAGATTTAGAGCTGCCTTTTTTGTTTCAATTTTACACTAAAACTAAAGTTTTTTTTTCGCTATTAAAGTCCAATTCTTTCATTGCTTCTTTGCAAATAAGCTATGGAAATAACGGTGTTCTTTTTCTTTAGAATACAAAGTAGTTTTACAAATAAGATTGCAGTAATAAAAGCATCTCCAGAAGCGGTGTGCCTATCGTGTTGAGGAATGTTAAACCTGTGAGATAATTGATCTAAACTAAAATGTTTTTTTGAAGTATCTAATTTTGATTTTACAAATAAATGCCCAGTGTCTAATACTTTATTTTTTAGTTTGGGTAAGTTTAAACGCTTTAAAGCTTGGTTTATCATGGCAACATCAAAAGCGGCATGATGTGCTACTAAAACAGCATTTTTAATATGCTCCAAAAATTGAATGATTCCTTCTTGTTCAGTTACTTTATGTATAGTTCCTTGCTTTAGAATACCATGAATCTTTACAGTTTCTGTGTTGAATAAATCTTGTGTAAGATAGCACTCTAAATTGTCAGAAACTTTTATTGTTTTATCAATAACAGCGATGGTTCCAATGGATAATATTCTGTCTTTTTTGATATCTAAACCTGTTGTTTCAGTATCAAAAACTATAAATCGAATGTTTTTAAATTCAGAGTTTTGTTTCCCTCTGAAACATTCTTTATAGGATTTCCAAAAAGGTGGATATACTTTTTTTCTGAACCAACTCATACTATAAAAATTGTGAGAGTTTAAATCGAGTCTGAATTAAATCTTGCACCTCTTTTACTGCTTTAAAACAGCTTTTTAATTCCAAACGATTGGCTTTGCTTAATGTTTGTAAATCTATAAATCTACCCGAATCATTATGTAGTAAACCTTGTTGAGTTCTAAAGTAAAGAAGGTTTTTAAACGCCTCTAAACAAGCCAAAAAGACCTCTTTATTTTGTGGTTCTAATTCAGCTAATTTTTCATATCTAACAATGGTATTGTTGTGTGTTTTTATGTTTTTTGATAAGATTAATAAACGAGCAGCATCTACCAAAGGCATCATTGCACGTGCTTTAATATCAAACTGATCTTTATGCTCTCCATCTCGTTCTACTAGAAATTGTCTAAAGAAACTTAACGGAGGTGGATTTTTTAAAGCATTTAAACCTAAATACGTTAAAAAAATATCACGAGATTCTATAGACTCAAAAATACTTTCTGCTAAAGAGCTGACTAAACTTTTATCACCATAAACAAATTCAAAATCAAAGAAAATAGTACACAACATTAAGTTGTCTTTATCTGGAGTTGTAATCCATTTTTTAAATTGCTGTTCCCATTGAGAAACCGATAAACACCAGGCAGGATTGCTTGCCATCATATCTGCAGGACACAATTCAAAACCAACAATTTCTAATTTTTGATTGATTTTTTTAGAAAGTGTTAAAAAATATTCTTGTGTTTTCTCGTACTCATTTTCATCAACATTATTAAAAACAAATGCATTGTCTTGGTCTGTAAGTAACAATTGTTCTTCTCTACCTTGACTTCCAATGGCTAACCAAGCAAAATTAGTTGGAGGTGGAGTTGGCATTTCTTTTATAGCTTGATCAATAATTTTTTGCGTAATACTTTCGTTAATGGCAGAAAGTATTTTAGTGGCAAATGCAATAGGAATTTGCTGTTTGATATAGCGTTTTAAAAGGTGTTCTGCTCGTTTTCTAACCTGTTGTAATTGTTCGGGAGTTGAGGTTCGTTTTACTTCTTTTACCAATGCATACGCATTATTTTCTCTAACCACAATAATATCATGTTCGGATAGAACACCTGCTAAATCAGAATTTGGTGTGCCATCTTTGGTAATACACAAATGCGTAATTTTGTATTTTAACATGGCAATCTGTGCTTCTGCAACGGTAATATTTTCTGGATAGGTAATTACAGGAGATGACATTATTTTAGTAACAGGTTCTTCAGTAGAAATAATTCCTGTAGCAATCTTAATCCGTAAATCTTTATCGGTAATAATACCTAAAGGTTTGTTGTTTTCTGTAATTATGATAGACCCCACCCGTTTGTGCGTCATAATAATTGCCGCTGCTTTTATGCTCGTTTCTGGTGAACAGTTAATTGGGTTCTTAGAAAAATCGATTGATTGTTCTTCAAAAAAATCTTGTGTCTTTTCTGTAGATTGATTTTGAGGTTTTGGTTCTGAATAGCGTGTGTTAGAAACAAAGCTCGTCATTAAAAAAGCACTCGCTTCTGAGTTTGTGGTGATATAATTCTCAAACAATTCAGCAGACAAACTATAGACAATGCTTTCCTCTAAGGCTTTTGCTGTTAATTTGTAACTGTCTTTGCGCATAAGAGCTCGCAAACCAAAAATATCACCTTCATCACATTCATCAACTAAGGTATTTGTTTCTTCTTCAAACAAACCAATTGCACCATCTTTTACTACGTAAAATTGATTTTTTATGGGGGTTCCTGTGATAAATAAATCCGTATCTTTTTCTAAATAAAGGATGTCCACAGCCTTACAGATTGCCAATAATTCATCTTTGGGCAACATGTTAAAAGGAGGGAAGTCCTTTAAAAAATCTGAAATACGTTTTGCAATAGTGTTCATGATTCTAATTTACAATAAACGACTTGTTTTAAAAAAGTTATCTCTTAATATGGCTAAATGACTGTAGTTATAATGGGATGTTTCCGTGCTTACGATCTGGTCTCACTATTTCCTTATTTTCTAACATAGAAAAAGCCTTTATTAACTTTCTTCGGGTATCTTTTGGAATAATTACTTCATCTATAAAACCACGTTGTGCAGCGCTGTATGGATTGGTGAAAAGTGCTGCATATTCTGCTTCTTTTTCTTTTAATTTTTCTGCTGGTTTTTCAGACGATTTAATTTCTCTTTTAAAAATAATCTCTACAGCTCCTTTAGCTCCCATAACTGCAATTTCTGCACTTGGCCATGCAAAATTCATGTCTGCTCCAATATGTTTAGAGTTCATAACATCGTACGCGCCACCATACGCTTTACGTGTAATTACGGTAACTCTAGGCACTGTAGCTTCGCTAAAAGCATATAATAATTTTGCTCCGTGTACAATAATACCATTCCATTCTTGGTCCGTTCCTGGTAAAAAACCTGGAACATCTTCAAGCACTAACAGTGGAATGTTAAAAGCATCGCAAAAACGCACAAAACGTGCACCTTTTTTAGAACTATTTACATCTAAAACACCTGCTAAAAACTGTGGTTGATTGGCTACAATTCCAACACTTCTTCCGCCTAATCTAGCAAAACCAACAATAATATTTTCAGCATAATCTTTATGAATTTCATAAAAAGAATCTTCATCTATAATTCCGGATATGACTTTGTGCATATCATACGGTTTGTTGGCATCTAAAGGAACAATGCTAGAAAGTTCTTCTCTAATTTCATCTTGTAATTTAAAAGGTAAAAGGGGAGGAGTTTCTTTATTATTTTGAGGTAGATAACTTAAAAGTTTTTTAATGTCTTCTAAACAAGTTACGTCATTAGATGAGGTTTTATGCGCTACTCCAGATTTTGTAGCATGTGTACTTGCGCCACCTAGTTCTTCACTTGTTACTTCTTCATTAGTAACCGTTTTTACTACACTCGGTCCTGTGACAAACATATAACTTGTATGTTCTACCATAATGGTGAAATCGGTCATTGCGGGAGAATAGACTGCACCACCAGCACAAGGTCCCATAATGGCAGATAACTGCGGAATGATACCCGAGGATTGTACATTTTTGTAAAAAATATCGGCATAACCGCCAAGAGAACGCACACCTTCTTGAATTCTTGCACCACCAGAATCGTTTAGTCCAATTAAAGGAGCACCAACTTTTAGTGCCAAGTCCATAATCTTACATATTTTCTCTGCATGAGTTTCCGATAATGATCCTCCAAAAACAGTGAAATCTTGAGCAAAAACGTATGTTAACCTTCCGTTTACGGTTCCATAACCAGTTACAACGCCATCACCATAATAAACTTGATATTCCATACCAAATTCTTTTGTTCTGTGTGTAACTAAAGCGCCAATTTCTTCAAAAGAACCTTCATCTAATAAATACAAAACACGCTCTCTTGCGGTTAATTTTTTCTTTTGATGTTGCTTATCAATTTTATCTTGACCACCACCTAAATAGGCTTGAGCAAGTTTGTCGTTAAGGATTTTTATTTTTGATTCCATTATTGTGTTTGTTTTCTCGCAAAGTTGCTAAGGCGCAAAGTTTGGCTAGTTGTGTTGTGTGTTTGTTTTCTCGCTAAGGCTCAAAGACGCAAAGTTTTGTGTTATTTTTTTGTGCGTTTGTTGACTTTTTTTGAATTTCTTTTTTGTGAAATAATAGTTTACACGTCTAATTTTTATTTTTTTGAATACTGCGACTGCGACTGAATACTACTACTACTACTACTACTACTACTACTACTACTACTACTACTACTACTACTACTACTACTACTACTACTATTACTACTACTACTACTACTACTACTACTACTACTACTACTACTACTACTACTACTACTGCCTACTAGAAACAGGTATTCTCAATAACTTTTTGTCTTCTAAATACTTTTTTACTGCAATTAGTGCGGCAATTTCTGCTTCTTCTTTTTGCTTCTTTTTTAAAGCTTCGGGCGAATAATATTTTTTTACAAAATGTGTATTGAAATTTCCAGAACGAAAAGCATCGTGTTCACACACAAAAGTTCCGAATGGTAACGTGGTTTCAATTCCTTCAATTTGATAATTCTGAATTGCAGTAAGCATTAATTCGATGGCTTCTTCTCTTGTTTTTCCGTAGGTGATGAGTTTCGATAACATTGGGTCATAATAAATAGGAATGTCCATACCTTGTTCGAAACCATTATCTACACGAATGTTGTTGCCAATTGGTAATTTATACACTTCTAAATTCCCCACACTTGGTAAAAAGTCATTTAAAGGATCTTCTGCATAGACACGTAATTCTAATGCGTGTCCGTTTATTTTTAAGTTTTCTTGTGTGATTGGTAATACTTCACCACGAGCCACACAAATTTGTAATTCTACTAAATCTGTATTTGTAATGAGTTCCGTTACCGGATGCTCTACTTGCAAGCGGGTATTCATTTCTAGAAAATAGAAATTATGATGATTATCTAACAAAAACTCAACCGTACCAGCACCAACGTAATCACAAGACCTTGCGACTTTAATGGCGGCTTTTCCCATTTTTGCGCGTAATTCTGGAGTTAAAACAGCAGAAGGAGCTTCTTCAATTACTTTTTGATGACGACGTTGAATGCTACATTCACGTTCAAAAAGATGCACCACATTTCCGTGTGCATCTGCCATAATCTGAATTTCGATATGTCTTGGTGAGGTAACATATTTTTCTATAAAAACGGACCCATCACCAAAAGCATTTAACGCTTCGCTGATGGCTCTTTGCATTTGCGATTCGAATTCCATTTCGTTTTCTACTATACGCATTCCTTTTCCTCCGCCACCTGCGGATGCTTTAATAAGGATAGGAAACCCTATTTCTTTGGCTATTATTTTTGCTTTTGGAATGTCTGTAATGGCTTCTTCAGTACCAGGAACCATTGGAATATTGTATGCTTTTACAGCTTCTTTTGCCGCCAATTTGCTTCCCATTATTTTAATAGCCTTAGATTTCGGACCAATAAAAATGATGTTATTCTTTTCGCAGGCTTCTGCAAAATCGGCATTTTCAGATAGAAATCCATAACCAGGATGAATGGCATCTGCGTTTAGGTTTTTAGCAACTTCAATAATTTTATTACCTAATAAATAAGATTGATTGGAAGGTGCTTCTCCAATTAAAACAGCTTCGTCTGCAAACCGAACATGAGGTGCATTTCTGTCTATAGTAGAATACACGGCAACGGTTTTTATACCCATTTTTTTTGCGGTTCGCATAACACGAATGGCAATTTCTCCTCTGTTTGCTATTAAAAGTTTTTTCATATAAAATTTATTGGTTTTATGAAAGATGGTAAACGGATATGTCAATACCTACAAGGTTTTAAAAACCTTTCATGAAGAAATTTCTTACTTATTCAAATTCTATTAAAAGTTGATTTTTATCTACAGTTTCTCCTTTTGTAACAGAAATTGTTTTTATAATTCCTGCTCTTGGAGACGTTAAAGCGTTCTCCATTTTCATGGCTTCTAATATTAAAAGGGTGTCATCTTCTTTTACTTCCGAACCAATTTGAACATTAATTTCTAATATTAAACCAGGCATAGGCGCTTTAATTTCGTTGACTTCTTTTGTGATGCCAATTTCGAATCCCATTTCTTTGATAAGAATATCTAATTCATGATGAATGTTAATATGATAAACCGTGTTATTCACTTTTACAGAATACGATTTCTCATTAAAATTGGCGTTTGTAATTTCAGTTTTGTACGATAGATGATTATGTAGTACATGAAATTCGGAATCTGAAACTTGTAAAGTATCTAGTTTTTTTACAGCTTGTTCGTCAATTTTAAAATCGAAAGTATCGTTCACTTTTACTTGATAAGCATGTTTCATCCTTTTTTATGATTTAATGATTGTAAATATATGTTTTTTAAAGGTTTCTTTTTAAGGTGTTTATGTAAATGTTGCTAATTTAATATAGTTATTGTTGAAAAAGTATTGATTGTTATTTACGATTTTCAATGTTGTAAAGTGTATTTTAATATCTTCTTATTATTGATGAAATTCAGTAAAAACCTATCTGAAAACTTAATTTTTAGTTAAACAACTATTTTTGTAGTTATATAACTAAAATTATAGTTTATATTTGGAATGCGTTAGAGGTAGCAGCCTTTCGACTACGCTCAAGACAGGTATAACGAATAGCCCGACCCTTTTGGGAAACGCCCTAATAAATAATAGTCTATAATGGAAAAATTAACCAACAAAGAAGAGGGAATCATGCATGTTTTATGGAAGTTAGAAAAGGCTTTTGTAAAAGATGTACTTGCCGAAATTAAAGAAGATAAACCGCATTACAACACGTTGTCTACGATTATTAGAAAATTAGAAAACAAAGGATATGTGGGGTATAATGCCTACGGAAAAACGCATCAATATTATCCGATTGTAACGAAAGAGGCATATAGAAGTGGGTTTATGAATACGGCAATTGATAATTATTTTAACAATTCG from Polaribacter sejongensis carries:
- a CDS encoding GreA/GreB family elongation factor, which produces MKYGQLIIEENEFLIIEKLLNLNKVVESKTVKSHIFKLQEELRNVTKVVTEKEMPADVVRLNSLVTVRSLDGLWEKTFELVVPSKGNVLQNRISLLLPMGTAVLGYAKGDLILWDFPGGLKELKVLEVMQPESITK
- a CDS encoding sigma-54-dependent transcriptional regulator — encoded protein: MLNKENILIVDDDLLILELIQRHLQSLNYHTYKAISVKEALEILKDTSIDLLITDLQMPDVDGLELIKYTSEHYPKIPKLVVTGFPSIEGALEVMKSGAVDYITKPFTKEELKKAVLKSLETKSKEDRVTKIKVAETHKPYGELIGASPAMRKVTDVIDRLKNNKATVFIYGESGTGKELVARSIHYMGKYSSAPFVAVNCGAIPENLLESELFGYVKGAFTGAEKDRKGFFQAANNGTIFLDEIGNASLATQLRLLRVLQEKEVVRVGSQKAEKVDVRVIAATNINLKDLIEKKRFREDLYYRLTVVEIKVPTLTERSSDIPLLVEKFLFKYGIEYKDRFLKITPEALEVLKNYYWPGNIRELENVIQRAIIMSDRNVDVEHLPEHIKYQIDFSKTDKLLSLKEFEKNYILKVLVATNNNKTKAAEILKIDRKTLREKLK
- a CDS encoding DUF294 nucleotidyltransferase-like domain-containing protein; translation: MNTIAKRISDFLKDFPPFNMLPKDELLAICKAVDILYLEKDTDLFITGTPIKNQFYVVKDGAIGLFEEETNTLVDECDEGDIFGLRALMRKDSYKLTAKALEESIVYSLSAELFENYITTNSEASAFLMTSFVSNTRYSEPKPQNQSTEKTQDFFEEQSIDFSKNPINCSPETSIKAAAIIMTHKRVGSIIITENNKPLGIITDKDLRIKIATGIISTEEPVTKIMSSPVITYPENITVAEAQIAMLKYKITHLCITKDGTPNSDLAGVLSEHDIIVVRENNAYALVKEVKRTSTPEQLQQVRKRAEHLLKRYIKQQIPIAFATKILSAINESITQKIIDQAIKEMPTPPPTNFAWLAIGSQGREEQLLLTDQDNAFVFNNVDENEYEKTQEYFLTLSKKINQKLEIVGFELCPADMMASNPAWCLSVSQWEQQFKKWITTPDKDNLMLCTIFFDFEFVYGDKSLVSSLAESIFESIESRDIFLTYLGLNALKNPPPLSFFRQFLVERDGEHKDQFDIKARAMMPLVDAARLLILSKNIKTHNNTIVRYEKLAELEPQNKEVFLACLEAFKNLLYFRTQQGLLHNDSGRFIDLQTLSKANRLELKSCFKAVKEVQDLIQTRFKLSQFL
- a CDS encoding 3'-5' exonuclease, which gives rise to MSWFRKKVYPPFWKSYKECFRGKQNSEFKNIRFIVFDTETTGLDIKKDRILSIGTIAVIDKTIKVSDNLECYLTQDLFNTETVKIHGILKQGTIHKVTEQEGIIQFLEHIKNAVLVAHHAAFDVAMINQALKRLNLPKLKNKVLDTGHLFVKSKLDTSKKHFSLDQLSHRFNIPQHDRHTASGDAFITAILFVKLLCILKKKNTVISIAYLQRSNERIGL
- a CDS encoding acyl-CoA carboxylase subunit beta; its protein translation is MESKIKILNDKLAQAYLGGGQDKIDKQHQKKKLTARERVLYLLDEGSFEEIGALVTHRTKEFGMEYQVYYGDGVVTGYGTVNGRLTYVFAQDFTVFGGSLSETHAEKICKIMDLALKVGAPLIGLNDSGGARIQEGVRSLGGYADIFYKNVQSSGIIPQLSAIMGPCAGGAVYSPAMTDFTIMVEHTSYMFVTGPSVVKTVTNEEVTSEELGGASTHATKSGVAHKTSSNDVTCLEDIKKLLSYLPQNNKETPPLLPFKLQDEIREELSSIVPLDANKPYDMHKVISGIIDEDSFYEIHKDYAENIIVGFARLGGRSVGIVANQPQFLAGVLDVNSSKKGARFVRFCDAFNIPLLVLEDVPGFLPGTDQEWNGIIVHGAKLLYAFSEATVPRVTVITRKAYGGAYDVMNSKHIGADMNFAWPSAEIAVMGAKGAVEIIFKREIKSSEKPAEKLKEKEAEYAALFTNPYSAAQRGFIDEVIIPKDTRRKLIKAFSMLENKEIVRPDRKHGNIPL
- a CDS encoding sensor histidine kinase, with translation MENQITLEDKLKERIKELTCLYRVSSLIKDSGFNDLKELLKEIALSLKEAVRFPEEAFVEIKVDNFVFVEGQKREDAIFIISAIKSFGKIKGSVTIGYSKQKFSENSFLEEEKLLLHQIASEIGDFLERKEINEKEEIAKRQIERVGRLTILGEITAGIAHELNTPLANILGFSELLKEQYKGDKVGREDLKKIINSAIYSREVVKKLMFFSCEMPQQMVSVDINIIINEAISLLKPSFNKKHIRCNITFSSDEIYLKVDKIQLTQVIFNLVINAIYFSPERGKIDINVIEKTKNVQIRISDEGTGIEPANSENIFNPFFTTKPTGDGSGLGLSVVHGIIKSHKGTIIHQPNSPKGAIFVVSFPKS
- a CDS encoding BlaI/MecI/CopY family transcriptional regulator is translated as MEKLTNKEEGIMHVLWKLEKAFVKDVLAEIKEDKPHYNTLSTIIRKLENKGYVGYNAYGKTHQYYPIVTKEAYRSGFMNTAIDNYFNNSYKNMVSFFAKEEKISVKELKEIIDLIEKNN
- the accC gene encoding acetyl-CoA carboxylase biotin carboxylase subunit, giving the protein MKKLLIANRGEIAIRVMRTAKKMGIKTVAVYSTIDRNAPHVRFADEAVLIGEAPSNQSYLLGNKIIEVAKNLNADAIHPGYGFLSENADFAEACEKNNIIFIGPKSKAIKIMGSKLAAKEAVKAYNIPMVPGTEEAITDIPKAKIIAKEIGFPILIKASAGGGGKGMRIVENEMEFESQMQRAISEALNAFGDGSVFIEKYVTSPRHIEIQIMADAHGNVVHLFERECSIQRRHQKVIEEAPSAVLTPELRAKMGKAAIKVARSCDYVGAGTVEFLLDNHHNFYFLEMNTRLQVEHPVTELITNTDLVELQICVARGEVLPITQENLKINGHALELRVYAEDPLNDFLPSVGNLEVYKLPIGNNIRVDNGFEQGMDIPIYYDPMLSKLITYGKTREEAIELMLTAIQNYQIEGIETTLPFGTFVCEHDAFRSGNFNTHFVKKYYSPEALKKKQKEEAEIAALIAVKKYLEDKKLLRIPVSSRQ
- a CDS encoding acetyl-CoA carboxylase biotin carboxyl carrier protein subunit; this translates as MKHAYQVKVNDTFDFKIDEQAVKKLDTLQVSDSEFHVLHNHLSYKTEITNANFNEKSYSVKVNNTVYHINIHHELDILIKEMGFEIGITKEVNEIKAPMPGLILEINVQIGSEVKEDDTLLILEAMKMENALTSPRAGIIKTISVTKGETVDKNQLLIEFE